In Plasmodium reichenowi strain SY57 chromosome 5, whole genome shotgun sequence, the following proteins share a genomic window:
- a CDS encoding anaphase promoting complex subunit, putative, translating to MEDDENHRCYLNFFLNGIDISKKYNLKFQKRLYEDLIDTYCYRHKINIKENIRSNNNYIDYEDLNRLYIYSRRECQDEKCDNIMKYAYIYCCYKLNKEKRESIIMMLLDEEFLKYNIKNDHNNNNIKKKKKKKKKKKKKKQIYLMNNKNNNNNNSDNNYNTDDTYIMKNIKFYEERYYNVQCIPGYSAGYYLMGKIYEKEGRKEWFSEIRKKKLIDISFICYYLGYKSCPYLICCLKKMIKLHSNFYFSVTYQEIVGKLSKMYNAHIYVYKKLKCKSLIRKENEDYDDDGDDNKSDDEDYDDRKDDNNDDYYDNEYKEKMDDHRNNDKKKVEEKNKDGDINLKEMEDLVSNDKDSDELDEFDEENKNDMVNEDGIVEKIRNMNFDENLLELIEMNNIINIKDVSFISSLLEKEEIKKIFLNCMSNVKENIISNIDNNKNKWLSDEGIHDLTIIAKVFYFFYLNKFEDCLLLIEEWKNKPIFSIYILYIKGLCYFYLGDYEKSAYLLEKIFDIECLYTKHLPYLSTCYWYKKDIEKIEYILLTYEKKEINEYYLCLIGNYFSLKNNKRLGTFFFKKAMKLNIFYEYSYILYSSELKHTGNINKAKLVLLKCILINPSNFRAHLLLSVIFFNEGNINIANVHLSLCLKLNMTNPIICLYCACLYNYKEKYETALLCLEQAQKNNYKGPELFILQGMIFLKMKRNVDALNSFLKAENLYPNCIYINTFISLTLTLEKKFDKAKKIVKEIFFENAYIKSTNTLLKDIYKCCNSKTLPSKCILNKIDLFLKQECFNIFM from the coding sequence atggaagatgatgaaaatCATAGGTGTTATTTAAATTTCTTCTTAAACGGTATAGATATTtctaaaaaatataatttaaaatttcaAAAAAGGTTGTACGAAGATTTGATAGATACTTATTGTTATAgacataaaataaatataaaagaaaatataaggTCTAACAACAATTATATAGACTACGAGGATTTAAATCGTTTGTACATTTATTCAAGAAGGGAATGTCAAGATGAAAAAtgtgataatataatgaaatatgcatatatttattgttgttataagttaaataaggaaaaaagagagagtattattatgatgTTATTGGATGAAGAATTCcttaaatataacataaaaaatgatcataataataataatattaagaagaaaaagaagaagaagaaaaaaaaaaaaaagaaaaagcaaatatatctaatgaataataagaacaacaacaataataatagtgataataattataatactgatgatacttatataatgaagaaTATCAAATTTTATGAAGAAAGGTATTACAATGTACAATGTATACCTGGTTATAGTGCGGGATATTATTTGATgggaaaaatatatgaaaaggAAGGAAGAAAAGAATGGTTTAGtgaaataagaaaaaagaaattaatagatatatcttttatttgttaCTATTTAGGTTATAAATCCTGCCcttatttaatatgttgtctgaaaaaaatgataaaattacattcgaatttttattttagtGTTACGTATCAAGAAATAGTTGGAAAACTTTCAAAAATGTATAATGCTCacatatatgtttataagAAGTTGAAATGTAAATCACTTATTAGgaaagaaaatgaagattATGACGATGATggtgatgataataaaagtgATGATGAAGATTATGATGATAGAAAAGATGACAATAATGACGATTATTATGACAATGAATACAAGGAAAAAATGGACGACCATAGGAATAAtgacaaaaaaaaggttgaagaaaaaaataaagatggtgatataaatttaaaagaaatggAAGATCTTGTAAGCAATGATAAAGATTCAGATGAATTAGATGAATTTGAcgaagaaaataaaaatgatatggTAAATGAAGATGGAATTgttgaaaaaataagaaatatgaATTTTGATGAAAATCTTTTAGAATTAATtgaaatgaataatattataaatataaaagatgtttcatttatatcttctttactagaaaaggaagaaataaaaaaaatatttttaaattgtaTGTCTAAtgtaaaagaaaatataatatctaatattgacaataataaaaataaatggCTATCTGATGAAGGAATTCATGACTTAACAATAATCGCCAaagttttttattttttttatttaaataaatttgaAGATTGTTTATTGTTAATAGAAGAATGGAAAAATAAACCTATAtttagtatatatattttatacataaaaggattatgttatttttacCTTGGAGATTATGAAAAATCGGCATATTTATTAGAAAAGATATTTGATATAGAATGTTTGTATACTAAACATCTTCCATATTTATCTACATGTTATTggtataaaaaagatattgaaaaaatagaatatatattattaacatatgaaaagaaagaaataaatgaatattatttatgtcTTATTGGAAActatttttctttaaaaaataataaaagattaggaacctttttttttaaaaaagctatgaaattaaatattttttatgaatattcatatattctttattcTAGTGAACTAAAACACACAggaaatattaataaagcTAAGTTAGTGTTACTTAAATgcattttaataaatccTAGTAATTTTAGAGCTCACTTATTATTGAgtgtaatattttttaatgaagGGAATATCAATATAGCAAATGTTCATTTAAGTTTAtgtttaaaattaaatatgaCAAATCcaataatatgtttatattgtgcttgtttatataactataaagaaaaatatgaaacAGCTTTACTTTGTTTAGAACAAGctcaaaaaaataattataaggGACCTGAATTATTTATCTTACAAGGTATGATATTCttgaaaatgaaaagaaatgTTGATGCCTTAAACAGTTTTTTGAAAGCTGAAAATTTATATCCCaattgtatttatattaatacatttatttctttaacTTTAACtcttgaaaaaaaatttgatAAAGCGAAAAAAATTGTGaaagaaattttttttgaaaatgcttatataaaaagcacaaatacattattaaaagatatttataaatgttGTAATTCTAAAACACTTCCAAGTAAAtgtattttaaataaaatcGACCTCTTTCTTAAGCAAGaatgttttaatatatttatgtaa